A window of Streptomyces sp. NBC_01224 genomic DNA:
GGACGGCACTCTGCTGCGCCGCGACGACACCGTGAGCCCCCGCACCCGCGCCGCCCTCGCCCTGGCCGCACGGGCCGGGGCGCGGCATCTCGTGGTCACCGGGCGGCCCGTTCCCGGCATACGGGGGCTGCTCGACGTGCTGGGCTACCGGGGGCCGGTGGTCTGCGGGCAGGGCACTCAGCTGTACGACGCCGGGTCCGGGCGGATGGTACGCACGGTCACCCTGGACCGGGAGGCGGCCGACACCGCGCTCGGCAAGATCGAGGCTCAGGTCGGACCGGTCCACGCGGCCGTGGACCAGGACGGGACCGAGGGCCGGACACTGATCGAGCCGGGGTATCTGATGCCCCACCCCACGCTTCCTGCCCAACGGACACGTCATCGCCACGAGTTGTGGTCCGCACCCGTCATCAAGGTCCTCATCCGGCACCCGGAGCTCACGGACGACGCGCTGGCCGAGGCTGCCCGTACGGCAGTCGGCGTTCTCGCCTCCGTCACGCTCTCCGGCCCCGGCACCGTCGAACTGCAGCCGTACGGCGTCGACAAGGGCAGCGGGCTCGCGCTGGCGGCCGAGGTCCTGGGCATGGACGCGGGCACCACGATCGCCTTCGGTGACATGCCCAACGACCTGCCGATGTTCCGCACGGCCGGTTACGGCGTCGCCATGGCCAACGCCCATCCGGACCTCCGGGCCGCGGCGGACGAGGTGACGTCGTCGAACGAGGGCGACGGGGTGGCGGAGGTACTGGAGCGGGTGTACGGACATCGGTGATTCTCAGCCGTTCCCGCCCTCCGGC
This region includes:
- a CDS encoding HAD family hydrolase is translated as MPIPPAYALVATDLDGTLLRRDDTVSPRTRAALALAARAGARHLVVTGRPVPGIRGLLDVLGYRGPVVCGQGTQLYDAGSGRMVRTVTLDREAADTALGKIEAQVGPVHAAVDQDGTEGRTLIEPGYLMPHPTLPAQRTRHRHELWSAPVIKVLIRHPELTDDALAEAARTAVGVLASVTLSGPGTVELQPYGVDKGSGLALAAEVLGMDAGTTIAFGDMPNDLPMFRTAGYGVAMANAHPDLRAAADEVTSSNEGDGVAEVLERVYGHR